Below is a genomic region from Drosophila kikkawai strain 14028-0561.14 chromosome X, DkikHiC1v2, whole genome shotgun sequence.
GGTGATTCTTGGGAGATTCTTGAGAGATACAGAGATACTGGATAGGTACTGGATAGATACTAGATAGATACTAGATAGATACTAGATAGATACTTGAGAGCTACttgatagatagatagatttAGGCCCTAAAAACCCTTTTACCACTCAAACTCAACATTCAGCTGGGTTACCACTCAAAAGATGAtagaactagttgggaattataatgTCAAGAGAGtgttttattgataaaataataattttgtacaaattatttaaattaatttttgttttaatattttttttatttaaatgaattatttgtatataaattattttatataaataaataaataaataatttataaacactttattaatattataattacacAAACTAGTATCTTAAACACTTTAAAAACGATTTCTAAGTTCCTTTTTTGGATGGTGAAAACCCCCAAGAAAACTCACACCAAGACTACACCCAAGACAAAAACCAAGACAGAAAGCACAAAATTCAGATTTAATTGTCCCTCAAGAGGAGAGGGGGACATGGAAAAGGTGGATCCTTGGCCAGAGACAATGCAAATATACTTAAGTGGGATTTcctatacaaataaattctcaAGTGACTTCAGCAGAACATCTCTtactccctctctctctcctcagGATGAAGGACAGCCTCTCCACGAGCAGCGCAGCAGGGATGCCAGCGGGAACAGGAACTGGAGGAACTGGAGGCAGTGCCACGCCCACGGCACCCACAACGCCCTcagcaggaggaggtggaggaggaggagtaggagctggaggagcaggaggaggagcaggaggagcaggaactGGAGCCACCACAGCCGCTGCAGCAGATCCGCAGCAGACCCCGCAACAGCGTGGCAAAAGCAACATCCATGAGCTGCGCAATCAGGACTATGTGAGTCGCCTGATGGCCGCCACTCCGCCATATCTGTACTCGGCGCCCGTGGGTCCCAACAACTTTTTCTTCAGCGACATGCTGCGCTCCCTGGTCCAGGCCAGGAACAATGAGACAGCGCGAgtgctgcagctgcaacagcagcaggcacagcagcaacagcagcaacatcagcaacaacagcagcagcaacaccatcAGGCCTCGCTGGTGCGACGTCCAAGGAAGCGATCCTGGTCACATCGTCCCTACTACGAGCAGCTGCGCGAGCGACGCGAGGCGGAGGagaagcaacaacagcaacagcagcagcaactgcagcagcagccggagaAGCCCCTAGAGCTGACCAACAAGTCCCTGGCCACACCCACTACCGCTGCCACACCCACTCCCCCCTATGGCTATGCCAAGCTGGAGACCAAGCCAGCAGCCCTGCCGCCGCCACCCAAAACCCTAGCCACGGGTCTTGGTCTCGGCCTGGGACTTGGTGGCGCTGTGGACTCTGCTCTGCAGGATAATACACCGCCGGCGGCTTCATTGCCACCGCAGGATTTGGTtttgccaccgccaccgcccgTGTGGTATCCACCTTTGTATGCACCCTACGGCATCGATCCGCTGCACTTCTTCATTGATCTGCGAGTCTCTGGGCACATTTACGATCGCAAAAAGGAGAATGTGTCGCCTTTGTCGGCCAGCAATAATGCCATTGGCGAGGAGGGTTCATCCACCACCACTACCACCACCTCAtcctctgcctccttaggTGGCAATCTTTTGAGCAAGCAGCGTCATGGCTCCGCCTTCACAGTGCCCATACCAAAGGCTGCTCAGAGTGATGCCATTAATTTGTGTGCCAATCCCAAtgggggaggaggagcaggaggagctggtggagcCACCTCCCCCACCAGTGTCAGTGTCTTGGGCAGCAAATTCGAGCATTATGCCAAGTACTATGACCTTGGGGAGACCAAAGAGAATCAGCCCACGGCCACAGCCTCCAGTACGGTGGCCGCCAATCATCTCTcggcagccgccgccgccgctgctgccgccgccaatCTGTCCAAGTCCAGTGCCAGCTATATGCTCCAGCATCTGCCGCGCCTCTACAGCCAGTTTGCTGCCCATCATCAGGCCCAGGTGCAGCAGAACCAGGACACGGAGTCTGCCAAATCGGATTCGGTCTCGGCCTCGGTCAGCGCCTCGCTTTCGGTGCCGGATCTCTGTGATGAGGATTCCATGGGCAGGGGTTCCAGCGACACGGCTGTGGGTCCTGGCGGTGGTTGCCTGGGCGAGGGCGATGGTGAGGGTGAGGGCGAGGGCTCTGGCGGTGGGCAGGGCAACTGTGACATCGATGTGGAGATCATAGACTCCATCAAGTACCGAACGGATGGGGAGAGTAGTCGCTATTCCAGCAACGACGAGGCCTCCATCACGCAGATCGATTGAGCGGCAGGCAGGGGGTTTAGgtaataaagaatatataaataaaatataaaaaatatatataaaattataaataaagcaaacaaaaataaaactataatattaataaaaaataaaaagctatGAAATATCCCTGAAAACTTACTTATTTATTCTGAAATGATAATACCCAGGAAGGATATAAAAAGGTAATGCCATTCCATTGTTCTAtgaatttggtttatttttaataatataaaaaaatcctatatttatattcttaaactgattttataattcccaacttgTTCTGGTCTCAAAATGCATAAACAAGATCAAATGAAAGGTAGATTTGTTGTGAAAAATCTTTGAAGAAGAAAAGCTGAAGCCACCGTATCACTTGACACCTTCCATCATCATCAGGACAAGCCGCTGCTCCTACTCCATCTTTAGCTATACTTCTTCTTCTGGTTCTTCTTCTGGTTCTTCACTTCCGTTTCCTCCTGCCTGTCGCCCCTGAAAGTATGCAGCGACAAAAGTAATTTCATAAATCATTTGACGCTGTTGACGTCGCCGCTGTTGTTCGCCCATCTTTTTGCCACTGCCTCAAGGCATTTGTTAAATGTTGAAGCATCCCAAGAACCCCCCCTTCCTTGACGCCCCTGCGAAGCGCATTACACGCCTGACTACGCTTTGTGTAAATTAAAACTGCTGCCGGCTGCTGGATGGCACACAGAACGATGCTCCGCAATTCTTTTGcgtattttttttgccttcccTTCGAGCcttttttatgtattattttttattttcttttttatttttttgtttcatttaagGCCCACaggatattaatttttacaccaTTCATTGATTTTGTTTGCTACTCGTTGCTTAATGAACACATGCACGGCTATGGCGACTTCCGTTTCCGTATCCGTTTCTGCCAGAGCTGCACTGGAGTATAGGGGTATTATAACTTGTATATCAACGATTTCATTAAGtataaaaattctagaaaaactAGGGATgacaaaaacgaaaacttgCTCATTTttagatatacatatgtcCTTGAAAATTATACTCTAtttaatatattgaaaaatataaaagaaaatctagacaaattaaataaaataatatttgtataatgtATTTTCGATAActcgatatttttaaactttatgaTACAAACCACCCACCTAAGGCTACCGGGTAAAGTGCAGTCGTGCCTTCTTTGCAGTGGCTTTCTTACTTGCCTTTTTGCATGTCGCTTCTTGTTGCTTCTCgtttgtgtgggtgtgtgtattGTTTATCAAACGTATGGATTTCCATGAGTTTGCAAATTTCTGCACATTGAGGTGGAAAAACTGCAGAGGAGACACTCGataaaaaaaggcaaaaaaccaaaacaaaaaaaactgaaaccgCGGTGTACAGTCAGAACAAGAGATGTCGATAGGCTGGAGGGAGAACGAGCTgctcatcatcattatcattgttattgtcatcgtcatcatcatcatgtgTAATCAAAGTAAGTACCAAAAATTGTAAGAGAgagaaaattgaaattcaagCTAATTGCAGGAAATTTATAACTCAACTTAACAGCTGACagatttttgcctttttcgcTGCGAGGCAAGGATAaggagcgggagcaggagcaggagaaggaggtGGATACTTTTGTTATCCTCTCGAATTCATAAATCTTGGTAGACGCTCATAATTCATGCAACAGTCGACAATTGGCAGCGGTTTCCACTCTCAAGACGGAGACAAGGATGCTGGCCAGCGGGGGGATTCCCCAACAATATAAGCCCGCTCAACTTGCCAGCATTTTACCAATGACAAGACGAGCTAACTGGCAACAGGCAAccggcaaacaacaacaaaaaaaataaaggaaagtaGGGGAAAGGGaaactggaaatggaaaccCGAAGGAAAAACCCTTCAGAGTTGGGCGAGGTTGGGGGAGTTTTAGGCAAACAATGAATGCAGGCAGCAATGGCTTATCCCCAAAAGGGAAGACGGAAGGTGGAGGGGGTCCGtgttttaaaaagaaaacgcCAAGTACTTGGGCGTGTTGACAGCTTAAAGCTTTTTCCCTAATTGATAGATtcccctttattttttttttgtttttttttgagagCTTAAAAGAAAAGGAACAGAAGGGAAAAGCAGCATAAAAGGGTAACCTAATTATTTGTTATacttattcaaaaaaaaattaagaagaaaaagaaaagtactattttatagaaaataatcCTTAGATTTTAGGGGTGTATTCGACATACCggaaaatattgatatatcttttaaactataattattaaagtatTTCGGAAAATAGttaatttcctttattttcggttttttgtcatatttatttaatgttattattaagtaaaggtattcattaattttaaaactaagtCCTTAGGCAATACACATTTGATTTTCGTTGTTTCCTtagttatttaataatttataggttaaattttgattggttttttcttttattaatttgttgtattttttgcccaaccggaatttaattttatataatatcttATTTAACGATTtgtgattttaaatataaactaaaaatcttttataaaaAGGAAACCTCTGGCGCCATCTGTGGTTCCGTTACAACTGGCGCCATCTTGTACTCAAGTTGCAAAACCCATAAAACAGTGCTGCCCCAAACAGAGTCGCTGCCTTTAACTGTTTTACCTCATTTTCTCTATCATGGGCAGCACGGTTGTGGGGCGggaagttttaaaatttaaaatttgcgTTGTCTTGTTTGTTGCTCAAGGCAATTAACAGTCAATCGAAAGTCGAAACtaagcaaacaaattaaattaaatcagaTTAACAAAAGTCTTGCACCGAGCGATATTTGGCGTTCGgccttcggcaaattatcaTGTGATTGTGAGGGCTTTGTGTTACCAATTTGTTTTGCTACTTGTTTggtcccatttttttttatttttcttatgtATTTTTCCAACTTCGTTTCCTctgaaattttttatttatatttatttttttatataatttatgctTAAATGCTGAGATTATAATAAAGAGCCACGCTTTATTTGCTCATACATATTTATGAGAAAATTTTCCAGATAGCATTCGTTatgggtttgtttttttttcctctctaCGCATGCAAAATACGCTAATTGTGGCAGCACGCTGagaataaacaaatacaaatacaaaagcagcaggcaataaaatcaaatagttttgttttcttgtagttttgttggtttttatgtgtttttggatttcgatttttgattatctaataatacttttttaatCTCAGTTAATCTTTTACTTGGGGCCCcgaaaaagtatgctatattTGGGACGTTAACCTCATTGATcactaatttttatttattaaaacagaGCACAGTTTTAAAACTGCGCATTttgtaaaaacaaaacgagttacaataaaatattcaataaagagggttcaggaaaaaaaaagaagcagaaTGAGAATAGATTGCCAAGGggaacagcaacaaaaaaaaaaaaaaggaaagagaaGACGCGATGCGAcgcaaaatcaaaaacaaaacgatCGTTTTGCGTCTGTTGACAAAGCGAGGCTAAGTGGGAGAGCGAGCAAGACAGCGACAGCGgctgagagcgagagagagagagcgagcgtCGGAGAGCGGCGTCGTCATTTGTTTGACATTTATCAAGAGCAAtaacaactacaacaaaagaatacaaacaaaaacgaaaacgtaaCGAAATGAAGCgaagaaaaattgaaaactcaacacaaaaaaaaaactaataagaaACATGCcaggaaaataaacaaaaatatgagATTAATCAAACGTGTGGAAAAAACATAGAGTGGTATGCAATTTTCTGCCTGTATTTACGCAAAAATAGAGAGGAAGGTGTAAAAGAGAGCgtctttataaattaaacatgCCCAAACGTTAAATGAGCCGCACACCGCCCGCCCCCCAATTCTTCGttgtttctctttctctctctgtctctccaCCAGCtcgcagctcctcctcctcctgctcctctttCCTATCTGCTTCTGCCTTTTGCGACGACCTCACCTAGACAATAAGGCAAAAGCAAAGATAAGAGCAAGAAGCAGAACGCACAGACAAAGCACCGTgaaacgaaaatgaaaatgcaaatAGAACAGAGATAAAAACAATTACGAATGTGCATACAGTATGCATAATGATTGATTTATACATAGATACATATCTAAATCTCACATACATAGGTTTGCCtgttgtatttaattttattcaatttaattccCCAGATAAGCATCTCGCCCCACTGTGCACTGTGGAAGCTATCTCGTTGGCGTCCCATCAACAACTTTTTCGGGCTATAGCCCCCCCTCCCCCGATTCCGCATCTCTGCACCACCGACTGCTAAAAATGTGTTTGTTAATGCCTTCAGATTTTCGCTTTTCTGTATCTTTGCTTATTTTCCTCTCAGCTGCGCCGTATTTGATGATCGTTTTGTTCTCTGCTCATTGAAATTTAATACAGCAGCCGGTACACGATCGATATTGAGGCGAACAATTTGAGAATATATTGAAAATGCAGAAGAATCAAGCATTTAATAGGTTAccaaaggaaataaaaataacggATGGAAATATGCACAacaaaaattgtgaaaataaaataatcaaaaataaaataaataaaataatgtattaatcaattatttaataatagatttaattatttatttaatttaaatagttttgttGGTCTACATATCTATGTCTAGTGCTCTATTATCTATAGATCTACGATCCTATTCTTCAACCTATATCCCCGATGTCAACTATGTGTGATATTGTGCGTGTCTCTTAATTGCTGACTCGGGCTGCATTcggcatttgcatattttcgtgactgatccgatccgatccgattcGCCGCGTTAAACTACGAAAATGGATGGATGGTGatggagagagcgagagagagatggTTAGTTGCTGTGGTAAGGGGTGGAGGAATCAGTGGCCGGGGCATGGGGAATGGAATGGGTATATGGATGCGCGAATGGGAATGGCAGGGGAAAGGGAAGTAGGTGGTGGTGCTTGGTAGTGTTGTGGTCTAAGGGTACATGGCAACAGAAAATTTGTCGGGCTTGTTTGCTTTATTGCTCCACTTTTGCTTGTGACTGTGTTTAGTGCCCTGGCCGCTGTCGCTGCTATTtgattttcacatttttctttattttggtATCACATGATTGTACAAACACACCCCAACACAGCTACAAATACCTGTcgtgagtgtgcgtgtgtagtGTGCTCGAAGGAAAATGCCTTTTCAAAACGAtctctttgttttattttattcttactCCTTAGTTTTCGGTTCTTGAGTGACTGATCTGTTGATCTCCCCatttgtcgttgtcgtcgacATAATGACGTCAAATTTTACCTTCGTTCTTTTGTTATCTGGACATGAATATAGCAATCCTACATGGATTCCCATATTCCTCGCCCTATAGATACCCTTTCTGTATCCCATCAGTTGAGTTCAATTGAGTTActaatgaaattattaaattttgtataaataaataaaatccgtTTCCTGGTTCTTGTGTGCAATGCTTTTCTTATAGCTCCATGCAGGCCCAAAGAATTGTATTTTACAGCTGTATGGCA
It encodes:
- the LOC108074919 gene encoding ecdysone-induced protein 74EF, which gives rise to MKDSLSTSSAAGMPAGTGTGGTGGSATPTAPTTPSAGGGGGGGVGAGGAGGGAGGAGTGATTAAAADPQQTPQQRGKSNIHELRNQDYVSRLMAATPPYLYSAPVGPNNFFFSDMLRSLVQARNNETARVLQLQQQQAQQQQQQHQQQQQQQHHQASLVRRPRKRSWSHRPYYEQLRERREAEEKQQQQQQQQLQQQPEKPLELTNKSLATPTTAATPTPPYGYAKLETKPAALPPPPKTLATGLGLGLGLGGAVDSALQDNTPPAASLPPQDLVLPPPPPVWYPPLYAPYGIDPLHFFIDLRVSGHIYDRKKENVSPLSASNNAIGEEGSSTTTTTTSSSASLGGNLLSKQRHGSAFTVPIPKAAQSDAINLCANPNGGGGAGGAGGATSPTSVSVLGSKFEHYAKYYDLGETKENQPTATASSTVAANHLSAAAAAAAAAANLSKSSASYMLQHLPRLYSQFAAHHQAQVQQNQDTESAKSDSVSASVSASLSVPDLCDEDSMGRGSSDTGEGEGSGGGQGNCDIDVEIIDSIKYRTDGESSRYSSNDEASITQID